In Parcubacteria group bacterium, a genomic segment contains:
- a CDS encoding lamin tail domain-containing protein: MAAKKTRQFKARAAVRTGLFVAGRMLATALLCVVLAWSVSGAFAQGLHDEETPDRRIYARVIDWAQEKSIAIAGWIKDGFSRFALLFGRDRPQLAAANTPAASPQVLGESAFSEDIPLAESPPGEVIPESAPDEPVVEPVAEEPSAPAPIVQEESPEQTAEVAPVAAPDVEEETIEAAPGAQPESIQPAEEKKKSSDVIIVHGIDGTPPQSSATALAATTTSASFDIAWTGQDNLRGDITLRYDVQYQVDSGDWTAWLTETVLLSSLFTGEDENTYGFRTRSRDPEGNWEEYPSEADTSTYLNLSVPSDPAVTSHATSTVETVTGDDDEDAGVADVQVTLSGTGDANDTLVITLAETSTTATTTISSAGAWSQQFTLAEDDNTFSLRASEADGDSSNTVSFSLALELVPTLDVVINEIAWMGTAADFNDEWLELYNASSTAISLAGWTLSAKDGTPDITLSGTIAAKSYFVLERTASTTISDVSEDLIYTGALGNTGELLSLRNASSTLIDRVGSSTADWFAGDNDTTPKKTMERINPTSSGTESSNWATNDGTLVNGLDADGNSLTATPGGLNSVNTTIPRTITNLTFQYIYTSDSSVRLYWTAPKTANLATTTAATYDVRYRSAGPITSASWGAATQAAGEPTPSSTQGTVQTFDVTGLTASTTYYFAVKTNNGVEDSGISNSPDTHTWQANGASYTSLATTYSNTTTIASSTGPYLVTNNITINAGVTVTVEPGTVIKMNTDGTSTGCDLSALACKITVNGTLVLGSASDSINGVVITSRDDNTYGGTVATSDNTPAAGDWGRIVATAATSNLDFNNAIIRYGGLTANMIQVSGGAHATTTTSIIGHSNSHGIIVGGSTSNLVVSNSIIHDNNDVGIGVTSSAPANIQGSTFTGNTRGISVDTPADEANITITGNNFYSNNGTSGSVKAGLQYADTGTLTATNNWWGSSSGPTTIDNDGDSTRDAAYTATGTITYTQYSSTQFDVLPSNL; this comes from the coding sequence ATGGCGGCAAAGAAAACGCGACAATTCAAAGCCCGCGCCGCAGTGAGGACCGGGCTTTTTGTTGCGGGCCGAATGCTTGCGACCGCACTCTTGTGCGTGGTGCTCGCGTGGTCTGTTTCCGGCGCATTTGCCCAGGGTTTACATGATGAGGAAACGCCGGATAGGCGCATATATGCGCGCGTGATTGATTGGGCGCAGGAGAAGAGCATCGCAATCGCGGGCTGGATCAAAGACGGGTTTTCGCGATTTGCCTTGCTCTTTGGGCGTGACAGGCCGCAGCTCGCAGCCGCAAACACTCCCGCAGCCAGCCCCCAGGTGCTTGGCGAGAGCGCGTTTTCGGAGGATATTCCGCTTGCCGAATCTCCTCCTGGTGAAGTTATACCTGAATCCGCGCCAGATGAACCAGTTGTTGAACCTGTTGCAGAAGAACCGAGCGCGCCCGCGCCAATTGTCCAAGAAGAGAGTCCGGAGCAAACAGCTGAGGTCGCACCTGTTGCTGCGCCCGATGTTGAAGAAGAAACCATAGAAGCTGCGCCTGGGGCTCAACCCGAAAGTATTCAGCCCGCAGAAGAGAAAAAAAAATCCTCTGATGTTATTATTGTGCACGGCATAGACGGCACGCCCCCGCAGTCAAGCGCAACGGCGCTCGCCGCAACCACTACAAGCGCGTCTTTTGACATTGCTTGGACCGGACAAGACAATCTTCGCGGGGACATTACATTGCGCTATGACGTGCAGTACCAGGTTGATTCCGGCGACTGGACTGCCTGGCTTACGGAAACCGTGCTGCTGTCATCTCTATTTACGGGTGAGGATGAGAACACATACGGCTTCCGCACCCGTTCGCGCGACCCCGAGGGGAACTGGGAGGAGTATCCCAGTGAGGCGGATACAAGCACCTACCTCAACCTTTCCGTGCCGAGCGATCCAGCAGTAACGTCCCACGCAACATCAACGGTTGAGACTGTCACAGGAGATGACGACGAAGACGCGGGAGTTGCTGATGTGCAGGTGACTTTGTCCGGAACCGGGGATGCGAACGACACACTGGTCATCACGCTCGCTGAAACTTCAACAACCGCAACCACAACCATAAGTAGCGCAGGCGCATGGTCCCAGCAGTTTACGCTTGCCGAGGATGACAACACGTTCAGCCTGCGGGCGAGCGAAGCGGACGGCGACTCATCCAATACGGTCAGTTTCAGCTTGGCCTTGGAGCTTGTGCCCACGCTTGACGTGGTCATCAACGAGATTGCGTGGATGGGAACTGCGGCTGATTTCAACGACGAGTGGCTGGAGCTCTATAACGCAAGCTCTACTGCTATCAGCTTGGCTGGTTGGACGCTTTCCGCGAAAGACGGAACTCCAGACATCACATTATCCGGCACTATTGCGGCCAAAAGTTACTTTGTGCTGGAGCGCACCGCAAGTACCACCATATCAGACGTTTCAGAAGATTTAATCTACACTGGCGCGCTTGGCAATACTGGCGAGCTTCTTTCATTGCGCAATGCATCAAGCACACTCATTGATAGGGTCGGTTCTTCCACTGCGGACTGGTTTGCCGGAGACAACGATACTACTCCCAAGAAGACTATGGAGCGGATTAACCCGACATCAAGCGGAACTGAATCGTCAAATTGGGCAACGAACGACGGTACCCTAGTCAACGGCCTTGATGCGGACGGCAATAGCCTCACCGCAACACCGGGAGGCCTGAACAGCGTAAATACCACCATACCCCGCACTATCACAAACCTTACGTTCCAGTACATTTATACGTCCGACTCATCCGTGCGCCTGTACTGGACCGCGCCCAAAACCGCGAACTTGGCAACCACCACCGCCGCAACTTATGACGTGCGCTATAGAAGCGCGGGTCCAATCACGTCCGCAAGCTGGGGAGCGGCAACCCAGGCCGCAGGGGAGCCCACCCCATCATCCACCCAAGGAACGGTGCAGACATTTGACGTAACCGGGCTCACGGCAAGCACCACGTATTATTTTGCGGTTAAGACCAATAACGGAGTGGAAGATTCCGGAATCTCCAACTCTCCGGACACGCACACCTGGCAGGCCAATGGCGCAAGCTATACCTCGCTTGCCACGACGTACTCAAACACTACCACCATTGCCTCTTCCACAGGCCCGTACCTGGTGACCAATAACATCACCATCAATGCCGGAGTCACGGTTACGGTTGAGCCGGGTACGGTGATTAAGATGAACACGGACGGAACTTCAACCGGCTGCGACCTCTCTGCGCTTGCGTGCAAGATTACTGTCAACGGCACGTTGGTACTGGGTTCAGCGTCAGACAGCATCAACGGCGTGGTCATCACCTCGCGGGATGATAACACGTACGGAGGCACGGTCGCGACGAGCGACAACACGCCTGCGGCAGGCGATTGGGGCAGGATTGTGGCAACCGCCGCCACCTCCAACCTTGATTTTAATAACGCCATCATTAGGTATGGAGGTTTAACCGCTAATATGATTCAAGTCTCGGGCGGAGCCCACGCGACCACTACTACCTCTATTATTGGGCATAGCAACAGCCATGGTATTATTGTTGGAGGTAGCACGTCAAACCTGGTTGTTTCCAACAGCATTATACATGACAATAATGACGTGGGCATCGGCGTCACCAGCTCGGCTCCCGCAAACATCCAGGGGTCCACGTTTACGGGCAACACCAGGGGCATCAGCGTTGATACGCCTGCTGATGAGGCCAACATCACCATTACCGGAAACAACTTCTACTCAAACAACGGCACTTCAGGCTCCGTCAAAGCAGGTTTGCAGTATGCCGACACCGGAACACTCACTGCCACCAACAACTGGTGGGGTTCTTCGTCCGGGCCTACGACCATTGATAATGACGGCGATAGCACGCGCGATGCCGCGTACACCGCGACTGGCACCATCACTTATACCCAGTACTCAAGCACGCAGTTTGATGTCCTGCCGAGCAACCTCTAA
- a CDS encoding arginine--tRNA ligase, which yields MITGAITQEIRRAFKAVFIWEPDEIILANPDPGFGDFSVACHGYAKELKKSPQDVAAQLAAAIKHQAITKAEAVAGYLNITVAGKVLAQEAVSEVIKQDKRYGESRGSAHKLLLEYSSPNTNKPLHLGHVRNNVLGMSFARLLASQGVNVTKVQIINDRGIHIIKSMLAYQKWGAGATPEEAGEKGDHFVGKFYVMFEQEFEREWQAFLKNNPEVPGLSKEDAAKRRQEFFGESEIGQQAQEMLRTWEAADREVMALWKQMNEWVYAGFGETYQALGSAFDKNYFESDTYLLGKKIIDEGLKRGVFFEENRAIWIDLADAGLDRKLVRRSDGTSVYVTQDLGLAVSRQKEFGFERLVYVVGHEQEYHFKVLFAILKKLGYEWAKNLHHLSYGLVFLPEGKMKSREGKVVDADDIIAEVKALAAEEVKKRFPDITDAELADRADAIGMGALKFFLLRVTPTQPIRYNPREAISFEGSTGPYVQYAHARISSILAEETALSPEDVDFGLLKASEEKILALKLLHFPDVLKDAATQYNPSLLCTYLIELSHSFNTFYHSHRVLKAESEELKHARLALIQAVQIVLVNGLAMLGIKAPEKM from the coding sequence ATGATTACAGGCGCCATTACTCAAGAAATTCGGAGAGCGTTCAAGGCTGTTTTCATCTGGGAGCCGGATGAGATTATTTTGGCGAACCCAGATCCAGGGTTCGGGGATTTTAGCGTTGCGTGCCATGGGTATGCAAAGGAACTGAAGAAATCTCCGCAGGATGTTGCGGCCCAGCTCGCGGCCGCAATCAAACACCAGGCAATCACCAAGGCGGAAGCAGTGGCCGGATATTTGAACATCACGGTTGCGGGCAAGGTGCTCGCGCAGGAGGCAGTGTCAGAGGTTATCAAACAAGACAAGCGCTACGGCGAATCACGCGGGAGCGCGCACAAGCTGCTGCTTGAGTATTCATCCCCCAACACCAATAAGCCTCTGCACTTGGGGCACGTGCGAAACAACGTGCTTGGCATGTCATTTGCGCGTCTTTTGGCATCCCAGGGCGTGAATGTCACCAAGGTCCAGATCATCAACGACCGCGGCATCCACATCATCAAATCCATGCTCGCATACCAGAAGTGGGGCGCGGGCGCAACTCCGGAAGAGGCGGGCGAGAAGGGCGACCACTTTGTGGGGAAATTTTACGTGATGTTTGAGCAGGAGTTTGAGCGAGAGTGGCAGGCATTTTTGAAAAACAATCCCGAAGTTCCCGGGCTTTCCAAAGAAGACGCGGCCAAGCGGCGGCAGGAATTTTTTGGCGAGTCGGAAATCGGCCAACAAGCGCAGGAGATGCTGCGCACGTGGGAGGCGGCCGATCGCGAGGTCATGGCCCTGTGGAAGCAGATGAACGAGTGGGTGTATGCGGGGTTCGGGGAAACGTACCAAGCGCTCGGCAGCGCGTTTGATAAAAACTACTTTGAGAGCGACACGTATCTTTTGGGGAAAAAGATTATTGACGAAGGATTAAAGCGCGGCGTGTTTTTTGAGGAGAACCGGGCCATCTGGATTGATTTGGCCGATGCCGGGCTTGATAGGAAGCTGGTCAGGCGTTCTGATGGCACGAGCGTGTACGTGACCCAGGACTTGGGCCTTGCGGTTTCCCGCCAGAAAGAGTTCGGGTTTGAGCGTCTGGTGTACGTGGTCGGCCATGAGCAGGAGTACCACTTTAAGGTGCTGTTCGCGATTTTAAAAAAACTCGGGTATGAGTGGGCGAAGAACCTCCATCACCTCTCGTACGGCTTGGTGTTCCTGCCCGAAGGCAAAATGAAGTCACGGGAGGGCAAGGTGGTTGATGCGGATGATATCATTGCCGAAGTGAAAGCGCTCGCGGCCGAGGAAGTCAAAAAGCGGTTCCCGGATATTACGGATGCGGAACTTGCGGACCGCGCGGATGCCATCGGCATGGGCGCTTTGAAATTCTTTTTGCTGCGCGTGACCCCAACGCAGCCCATCCGCTACAATCCCCGCGAAGCCATCAGCTTTGAGGGCTCAACCGGCCCGTACGTGCAGTACGCGCACGCGCGCATCTCAAGCATTCTTGCCGAGGAAACCGCGCTTTCGCCGGAAGACGTTGATTTCGGCTTGCTCAAGGCTTCGGAGGAGAAGATTTTGGCGCTCAAGCTGCTGCATTTTCCGGACGTGCTTAAGGACGCCGCAACCCAGTACAACCCGAGCCTTTTGTGCACGTACTTGATTGAACTCAGCCACAGCTTTAATACATTCTACCACAGCCACCGCGTGCTTAAGGCCGAATCCGAAGAACTCAAGCATGCGCGGCTCGCGCTTATCCAGGCGGTGCAGATTGTGCTCGTGAACGGATTGGCGATGCTCGGCATCAAAGCGCCGGAGAAGATGTAG
- a CDS encoding D-alanyl-D-alanine carboxypeptidase, which translates to MAKPNTTYATILGAALLAACLPLAARAQSETILSQYVPKQALAQGFAMQTPAGDARAAVAPDTITHGAFAELIAPEYYPALPLDKSLVSRVYHYALLPASGNKLSAGITLEFSYPETEARFKEIYLYNQELGKWRHLAGTIDPLMRTVAASTDWASGFIAVFADHLDQGEYLKEKLGAPSILVADAKTGEVLLERASGVKRPIASLTKLMTATEFLEHNPGWDSRVAMVASDDTIPAKIYARAGDVFTARDLFYATLLKSANNAARALARSTGLSSGEFVAGMNEKAKALDMQDTSFSEPTGLSAENVSTAQDLYALSRHVFSDILFLKATTPKALTIAAVNSGKRHVLENTNKAIDVPYVVIGSKTGYTVEAGRNVIMKARNKAGREVIAITLGGASPGGQWDDMRLLLDAALGNL; encoded by the coding sequence ATGGCCAAACCCAACACAACCTATGCAACAATCCTGGGAGCGGCGCTTCTTGCGGCGTGCCTGCCGCTTGCTGCGCGCGCGCAATCCGAAACCATTCTCTCACAGTACGTGCCAAAGCAGGCGCTCGCGCAGGGCTTCGCCATGCAAACGCCTGCGGGCGATGCCCGCGCCGCAGTTGCGCCCGACACCATCACGCACGGCGCGTTCGCGGAGCTCATCGCACCGGAGTACTACCCCGCCCTGCCGCTTGATAAATCCCTCGTCTCGCGGGTCTACCACTACGCGCTCCTTCCGGCAAGCGGAAACAAGCTCTCTGCCGGCATTACGCTTGAGTTCTCCTACCCGGAAACCGAGGCGCGGTTCAAAGAAATCTACCTCTACAACCAGGAGCTTGGAAAGTGGCGGCACCTCGCCGGCACGATTGACCCGTTGATGCGCACCGTGGCCGCATCCACGGACTGGGCAAGCGGATTTATTGCGGTGTTCGCGGACCACCTGGACCAGGGCGAGTACCTCAAGGAAAAGCTGGGAGCGCCAAGCATACTGGTGGCGGACGCCAAAACCGGAGAAGTGCTCCTGGAGCGCGCAAGTGGCGTAAAGCGGCCCATCGCGAGCCTCACCAAGCTCATGACTGCGACTGAATTTTTGGAACACAATCCGGGCTGGGACTCCCGCGTGGCAATGGTTGCTTCGGACGACACCATCCCCGCAAAAATTTACGCTCGGGCCGGAGACGTGTTTACGGCGCGCGATTTGTTCTATGCCACGCTCCTTAAAAGCGCAAACAACGCGGCGCGGGCGCTCGCGCGCTCAACCGGGCTTTCAAGCGGCGAATTCGTGGCAGGCATGAACGAGAAAGCCAAAGCCTTGGACATGCAGGATACGTCGTTTTCGGAGCCAACCGGGCTCTCTGCTGAAAACGTCTCTACGGCGCAGGACCTCTACGCGCTCTCGCGGCACGTTTTCTCGGACATACTGTTCCTCAAGGCAACCACCCCTAAAGCGCTCACCATCGCAGCAGTAAACTCCGGCAAGCGGCACGTGCTGGAAAACACCAATAAAGCCATTGACGTTCCATACGTGGTCATCGGCTCCAAAACCGGCTACACCGTGGAAGCCGGGCGCAACGTGATCATGAAAGCGAGGAACAAGGCCGGGCGCGAGGTGATTGCCATCACCCTGGGCGGAGCATCGCCGGGCGGCCAGTGGGACGACATGCGATTACTCTTGGATGCCGCGCTCGGCAACTTGTGA
- a CDS encoding type IV pilus twitching motility protein PilT: MPTDIKIQTTSSLDALFKTAVEQKASDLHLVVGRPPIIRVDGALKTIGGQPTLAQERMQALLFAIVSEPQKQKLLTQRDLDMSYEIEGLARFRVNMHWEKGNLGLVARVVTRRIPTMEEITMPKAAYQLARLNDGLILVTGPTGCGKSTTLAAMINLINAERNAHIVTLEDPIEFIFEPTDSIIKQRELGSDVLTFASGLKHTLRQDPDVIMVGEMRDLETIAATMTLAETGHLVLATLHTINAAQTVDRIIDVFPPYQQDQIRVQLSMSLRGVISQRLLAKQGGGRTASREILINNSAVANLIRENKIAQIKTVIQTSAELGMVTMDQDIKRLYKAGAISKETATSNMLDPRTLST, encoded by the coding sequence ATGCCGACAGATATAAAAATACAAACAACCAGCTCGTTGGATGCGCTGTTCAAAACAGCGGTGGAGCAAAAAGCTTCTGATTTGCATTTGGTGGTGGGTCGCCCGCCCATCATCCGCGTGGACGGCGCGCTCAAAACCATAGGAGGGCAGCCAACGCTCGCCCAAGAACGCATGCAGGCGCTCCTGTTCGCCATTGTGAGCGAGCCGCAAAAACAAAAACTCCTGACCCAGCGCGATTTGGACATGTCGTATGAGATAGAGGGCCTGGCGCGCTTCCGCGTGAACATGCATTGGGAAAAGGGGAACCTCGGGCTTGTTGCGCGCGTGGTCACGCGCAGGATTCCTACCATGGAGGAGATTACCATGCCCAAGGCAGCCTACCAGCTCGCACGATTGAATGACGGATTGATCCTCGTGACCGGGCCGACCGGCTGCGGCAAGTCAACCACTTTGGCGGCAATGATCAACTTGATCAATGCGGAGCGCAACGCGCATATCGTGACCTTGGAGGACCCCATTGAGTTCATTTTTGAGCCGACCGACTCCATCATCAAGCAACGCGAGCTCGGCAGCGATGTGCTCACGTTCGCCTCGGGCCTCAAGCACACCCTGCGCCAGGACCCGGACGTTATCATGGTGGGCGAGATGCGGGATTTGGAAACCATTGCCGCCACCATGACATTGGCGGAAACCGGGCATTTGGTGCTCGCCACCCTGCACACCATCAACGCGGCCCAGACCGTGGACCGCATCATAGACGTGTTCCCGCCGTACCAGCAGGACCAGATCCGGGTGCAGCTCTCCATGTCTTTGCGCGGGGTCATCTCCCAGCGGCTCCTCGCCAAGCAAGGCGGCGGCCGCACCGCGTCCCGCGAAATTCTCATTAATAATTCGGCCGTTGCAAACCTGATCCGCGAGAACAAAATCGCGCAGATCAAAACTGTCATCCAAACCTCCGCGGAGCTCGGCATGGTCACCATGGACCAGGACATCAAACGGCTCTATAAGGCAGGAGCTATCTCCAAAGAAACTGCAACGAGCAACATGCTTGACCCGCGGACTCTTTCTACGTAA